The Triticum aestivum cultivar Chinese Spring chromosome 5A, IWGSC CS RefSeq v2.1, whole genome shotgun sequence genomic sequence ctcccccgctttttgatgatatttttaaataacaaatttgatgatattttcaaataacaaatttgatggtattttcaattaaaaataaaaaaacaaatttgatgatattttcaaaaaaaaaacaaatttgatgatatcttatgttctagtcctcatgaaaataacaaatttgataaaaaacaaattattagatgcaacaagaaataatgaaaaaaagaagttactaatggcgcaccggaggagggtgcgccattgctatcagaaaaaaaattactaatggcgcaccagaggatggtgcgccattgctatgagtgtttttatggcgcatccctagatggtgcgccattactaacattccccctctagctggataccccttcgctcgatccccccttccctctccctcgtcagatcccccttccctccccgcgcccgctccggctcccccgtgccgccgccacagcgcccccgcgccccccacacTGCATTCGCTGCACCACCGACGACCGCGCGGGGTGCAGGACGATGACCGCCACCGACCCAcgaagcacgtggccgccggcctccccacgaccaaccgaggcaCCCAGGAGGACCGCTGCCGTCTTCcccttcgactacgaggacccgaacgagctcggacgccctcgagcaTCCCTTCGACGCCGCCACCGAAGGATAATGGAACAGTTTCTCTAGAATTCCAGCAAAGAAAATGACAAAACTGGATAGCATGGGCCTGGCCCCCTGCTATTGATGATTTGGGCCGTTAGTTGGGCTATTCTGAAGCTCTTCCTTCCTCCCGCCCGTGTCGTTCCCTCCAAAACCAACCGACCACCAACCGCTTGAAATCGATCGGTTGGAGCGGGCGCTCTGTCCGTCGTCGTCTATATAGCTAGCCTCCCTCGCCTCGCCTTCCTTCCATCCTTTCTCATACGTAGCTTCCTTCCATtcgccctccccctctcctcttCATCTGAGCGCACCAGCGGTGGCGAGATggccgacaaggggaaggggaAAGCTGTCGAAGACACTGCCGGTACTTCGTCGCAGACTTCAGGGCGGACGGAGACTGCCGGTGGCGGCGGGACTCAGCAGGAGCTTCCACTCGGCGCCTCTTCCCAGATCAGTGGAGGTAGGTGCCCAAGAAACCGGCGTCCTTGGTTCTTGCGTTGGTGCCCGCTTCTTGGATTGTAACATCTGATCCGATACCTTCGATTCTTGCAGCTCCCGGTGGCGGGGGCGGGTCGGGGCTCTCGCAGACGCTGAGCAATCAAGGTGCGTTCTCTCCCCTCCCAAGAAAATGGCAACATTCTTTCTCTCTGCTTATCCGTACGGTTCTTGGTTCTTGACTGACGCCGGAGTTGGATTTCTTGGTTTCTGTTGTGTAATTGTGGTTGCAGCCCGTGGGAGTGCGCCCTTCGGCGGCCAGAACCAGATCGCCAACCCACAATTCGCTGGAGGTGGCTGCGGGGGCGGGTCAGGGGCAGGGTTCAGGGGATTCTCTCAGTTTGGTGTGTTCCCTTCCCTCCCAACCCAAGAAAAGCGCAAAACTCTTTCTCTCTGGTTCCTCATTGACGCCGGCCGGAGTTGGATTTCTTGGTTTCTGTTGCGTAATTCTCTCTGTTACTGCAGCCGGTGGgagtcatggaattcaccgcttcTTGTATTCTAACATCTGTCAGATTAAACCTTGGTTTGTTGCAGCTGACGGGCACGGGGGATTCTCTCAGTTCCATTCGAGTCCACCGGCAGCGATGGTCCAGCCGACTCTAGGCAGTCAAGGTAtgtt encodes the following:
- the LOC123108143 gene encoding transcription factor GATA-4, with the translated sequence MADKGKGKAVEDTAGTSSQTSGRTETAGGGGTQQELPLGASSQISGAPGGGGGSGLSQTLSNQARGSAPFGGQNQIANPQFAGGGCGGGSGAGFRGFSQFADGHGGFSQFHSSPPAAMVQPTLGSQVAASGSAPLGIHPASGQNGNRCQTMPPVGDQASVERDCTICEVATPRLWIMEGTPLPLCEDCERKIFFHARPLQHLEQYLASTAVGGGAGSIPVFLAAHGRVGWFSQWAGDNPSFFLMKTHS